ctggataatgagaacctgaacctacatcatgagaatatggagcgcacgtatgcgtcagtacttgataggtactgagcatgtaggatagagtaaagttaaaataaaacataactgaacaagcacaaaagcaagtataatattctaaatatgatatactgaattctgagctaactggatgaaatgaccaatttataacatactAAAACTGAATACGAGttgaactgtaaatatggttAATGTAATAGAGTCTgattgaactgtgggagctactaataatagataataaaactacatgagctaaatgtgaagTCTGATGTATACGTCTCATCGAGAGGACCCTATATACCATgctagaggtataaaggcatgctggcgtgatcactaaactgatgcccacagaggggacttacaacctacatggctagtagttctgggactatttgggtaagttgaaccctagtccaactcggtattatgctactcccaatggaTTAAGTGAttaatatattatgattgaatttctgtaaatactggatagctcaaaactgaacatgtaaactaagaatgcaacaattaatctgataatgatacATTAATAACTGAAGCATGTTTAACTGGAtaactaaaatatctgacctagcatgtgtaatttaggaactaaagaaatacatagctaaggttctgaaattcatgcaataaactgagtaataacatagtaatctgatttggaatatataactaactaattcatcataatttgctgaagttctagaaaccctaggtctaatcatgataaggaaatcaagaatctgattGAAAATTAGGGACCccatgggtgaaaggaacccattagTGAAACCCCACATACCTGGTAATGAATTCCACAGAGAAATCTTTAGATTACGGGGCTGGAACTAatggaaccttgttgcattcttgaactagggttcttgactttttttctcctttattgcTTCTAATTtcctaagttttgattaatgattttgacttaggtaagttttagttatgtttttagGCTTAAACTGGCTAAACTCCCatgatttagggtttaaacgacgtatcttagggttaaACGAAccaggaaaagaccaaaaggcCCCTGAAATAATTGTTGTCAAAGCAATCGATGACCTGGACtgacgggccgtcgttcaatcgatgGTCCGTCTTTTGGGTCCGTCATTCGAGTCTGCTCGACATACTTCATTAAAATTAGAATAacattttactcggaggtcggattttagcaaactcggtggccCTGGAAAGAagattcaattatctatcatagAATAGGTCATAGGATACCtgattcattttgtgctaacagtaatgaccatttgaagttgacccaacaacattttccccctaactgaTTGTTAACCTTCACCTACGGTCTGACCTACGGATCGTAGATCGAACGACGGTCCATGTTGGTTGTTCGTAGTTTATGTTAAAGGCTGGGTAATAGGAGTCTTGATCCATGGACCTTGGTCTgacttacggaccgtaggtctgtCCATAGGTCAAAACTTAGCCGATTTTTGTGAGCTGTGTTTTGGGAGGGCTACAGTGGTGAACCACGGACCCATGGTATGGGTCGTAGTTCAGACTACAGTCCGTAGATGGTGATCGTCGATTGTATCTGTAATTTTTCTGAATAGCTGATTTCTGCTTCGTTTTGGATAAGGGGTATTACACTTTAAACTATATGCTTTGGGCATTTTGAATCCTTCAAgaattttcatgtatatctcattatcgAGTGATCCATACAAGTATGTTGTAACCACATTCATCAAATGCATTTCAAGTTTCTCATGGATTGTGATTCGTGAAACGAATAATATAACACaaagttattgcatccataacggGTGAGTATGTCTCTACATAATCAACGTCGGGCCTTTGAGAAAATTCTTGTGCAACAAGATGTGCTTTGTACCTTTGTATTTCGTTTTTCTCATTCATTTTCTACATAAAACCCCATTTATAGCCAACAGGTTTAACACCATTAGGTGTTTGTATTATAGACCCAAAACTTCGCGCTTGATAAGTGAATTCAATTGTGATTGAATTGTTTCTTGCCATTTTGGTCAATCATTTCTTTGTAGGCATTCTTCAACAGATTGAGGTTAAAATCGTCAtaattttgcataattttttgtGCAACACTGTATGCAAAAACATAATCCGCCGCTATTTCTGAGTGACTCTGATTTGTTTCATCATCATTTGATTTTATGgataattcattattttcttgagTATGAAGCTCATTGATCCCTTCATGATATAAGAATTACTCACATCTTGACTTTCTATGTGAGGTTTTCTCATAGTGTCATTctaatcttttaattttctttttctaggcTTTTAATTTGTTGATCCTAATGTTTTATCACGCTTCAGACGTACTTTTGACTCATTAGCTATGACACTAGTAGATGGTCCTACATGGACATCAATTCGAATTGGGACATTCTTTACAGGAATATGTGATTTAGTAATCCTTTTCAAATCTGTAAATACGTGTGACATTTGATCTGCGATATTCTGCAAATGAATAATCTTTTGTACTTGTTGCTCGCAAATGAAAGTAAGAGGATCAAGATGAGACAATGAtggattttttcataaaatttctcctttaattttactattttctcCCCCCAATTTTGGGAAAAGTGTCTAATCAAATCGACAATCTGTGAATCGGTTTGTGAGAATATCTTCCAGTTAATGGCTCAAGGTAGCGAATAATAGAGGATGATTCAATCTCAATATATATTCCTAACCTTCTTTCGTGGCCTATCTTAGTGCATTGTGATAGTGCTATCTGAACATACACAGCGCATCCAAAAATTCTTAGATGAGATATATTGAGTTGTTGTCCCTAAGCCAATTGCATGGAGAAAACTTATGATAATTTGTCGGTTTGAGACAAATACGTGCTGGAGCATGCAAAATTGCATGACCCCACACAGAAGTGTGCAACTTAGTTTTCGTAAGTAATGGTCTTGCAATCAACTGCAGTTGTTTAATTAATGACTCAATCATAGCATTTTAGGTGTGAACATGAGCTACATGATGTTCAACTCTTATCCCAATCGACAGACAATAATCATTGAATGTTTGGGACGAAATCTCTGCAATGTTATCAAGGTGAATAGCTTAATTTGATTATGAGGGAACCGTGCCTgtaatcatattatttgtgccaatatTTTGTAAATATCAAATTGTCAGATGACAATAGGCATACATGAGACATTTAGAAGAAGCATCTATCaggaccataaaatatctaaatgtCCCACTTCGTGGGTGAATTGGTCCACAAATGTACCCATGTATACGTTCCAAGAACACATGGGACTCAATTTTCACCTTTGTtggtgatggtctcacaattaacttgcTTTGATAACATGCATcaaaagaaaattcaccatttaaaagaattttcaaattctttaatGGATGCCCGtttgaattttctataattaGTCTCATCATTATAGACTCAGGATGTCCTAGACTATCATGCCAAAGTACGAAGGTATTGGAATCAGTAAACCCCCGATTTACTATAGAATAtgcctcaattgcactaatttttgtccaatacaATCCAAAAGATAAAGCTATGAATTTTTCTACAACATATATCTGCCCAGAGACATTTTTGCTTATACCAAGATATTCAAGATTCATTTCATCAATTGTCTTGATATGGTAACCATTGTCACGAATATAAACTCAATAAGTTTCTCCAAGACTAAGGAGAAACATGGCATTATTTATTATGAGTCTAGTTTCCTTGGGCAAAATTATAATGGCTCTTCCAGAGCCCTTGATCAAATCAGTACTACCAGATATACTAGTAACATTCATATTGCTCATACTCAAATGAGAAaattatttctcattttttaatattgtatgtGTTGTACCAGAATCAATCAAGCAAATGTCttcataatttgataatttgctagcaatgaaataaatttatattaaattattaattatcttccattaaataatttatgaaatataaaaagtaatgtAAGTGTTAAAATGACATTTGAATCATTATAATGATCATATACTAATAATGCACAAGATTTTTATCACTCAAACCTTTAACACTAAACTTGATTTAGTTTAACAtgtgtaaaataaatattaatataattatttaatatcttGAAAGGACATTTGAGTGacaaaagaaaagttgttttcCACTTACCAATTTAGGTAGTgcttttacttttatattaaatataacttgtatattttccttttatggtCACAAAgttaagaagaaaatataattataatatttttcaattcttcttcaaatcatTATAACATTCCAACTCACGTTTCCATAGGTGTCTTAAAAAGAAgagacttaatgaatatgcatGGATAAATATGAGCActttaactatttatttttcacattatGACTAATCcaaaacatcaaatattaataacataattattagCAAATATCAACCATGATTGTTCTTCCATATCCACAGAACCGTCACCAATTAAGTGAACTATTTTTCCTTTAGGGTGTGTGAAGAAATTTGTCACATCCAAGTGTATGATGTCAACATGATCAGTGATAAAATTAGCTTCAGAATTTTTATCCTTCTTCTTAGTGATGCTTGATAAAGCTCAACCAAGTGCTTAGGAGTACGACAATCACGTGCATAGTGACCTCTTCCACCATATTGGAAACAGTTTGTTTTGATTGCTTACGTTTCtcatcttttccttttctttttccccTTTGATAGTGATTTTTCTTTGTTGAATGATTAACACCGAGAAAAGGATTTCGCTCGTGGTCGTAATTACGATCATGACCTCTTCCACGCCTAGCGTGGTGGGCGTACACCTCATTCACTTCAGGAAATGGTGTAGATCCAGTGGAACGATTCTCGTGATTTTTCATTAACAAATCATTATTTTGTTCAGCCACGAGAAGATGAGAAATCAGTTCAAAATACTTCTTGAAACCATTTTCTCGATATTATTGTTGTAAAAGCACATTCGAGGCATGAAATGTGGAGAACATTTTTTCCATCATATCAACATCACTAACTGTATCTTCACATAGTTTCAATTGAGAAGAACATGGCAGAATTGTACTCATTAATAGACTTAAAGTCTTGTAGCCTTAGATGCATCCAATCATATCGTGCCTTTGGATGATGATCAACTTCAAGTAGTCATATCTTTATTTCATATTACTCCACAGAACGAGTGGATCCTTGACTGTGAgatattcaattttcaaaatttcatcattATGATGACGTACGAATATCATTGTTTTAGCATAGTCTTGTTTTGAtgctttattttcaattttaattgtcTCCAAGACCCATAGACGAACTCAAGTTTAATAAGATTAGccataataaaaagaagaaaaataataatacttgaGCCTTCAAATTTAGTCTTCAAACTTTGAGATGACAAagtctcgtgctgataacatgttactccctccgtttcaaaaagaatttccctattttctttttagtttgtttcaaaaagaatgtgccctttccttttttggcaacactttaacttttactttccacgtggcatatTTAAGAGCACAaaattaaagggcattttggtacatttgacataactttaatttagaaccacaagatttaaaaaaaaaaattctttaaatttcatttcaagtcaaactaggtcatcgtttttgaaacggagggagtataaaaTAAAGAGTAAGTACTAAAATTGAACTAATAACAACCAAGAAGAGAAGAATGTGGTAAGGACATAAAATAGGAAACTTGTATCTTTCTTATATTGTTGTGTTTTTATAGGCATAAGAGGAATACAATGGACATTCATTAATTTTGTTTACAACGGATTACGAATTTTTTTGAAGGAAGAATTTTCCCCATATATCTCATGTAAGATTTTCAATtggaccttttttttttttttttgctacatTGATAATTAGAATGTTGCCtttcaaaaatagtttttctaCCTCCGCGTGGTAGTGAtaaggtctatgtatactctatcCTCTCCAGATCCCACTTAATGAAACTTCACTGGATATGTTGTTGATGATTAAAATGTTATCTGATGAAGTTGCATGGAATATGAGTTAGTGAATACTCTAGCAATGGATGATTTCAAATTCATAGTTACTACTTAGTACTAGCGTATAATAAGTTTGAAATGAAAAGAGGATATTAATGGTTTAGAACTTTAGATATAGCAAATCCATTGATATTACTGTAATAGGTTGTTCaacaaattatgaatgaattccGTCCTGGATATCACAGGATCATCAGGAATATAGCAGGGTACAGAGGTGGCTGAGGATTTGGGAATTTTAAGTATCTTCCATATCCCATGTCCTCGTCTTAAATAGCAGAACTTTGAATAAAAGTGCAAACACTATCCACCTTGTATGGATGCTCAATGTTTCCACATTTTGAGTGAACAAGTAAAGCAGATACCTTTTTCATTCTCTTTGGTGGTCCTGGACTGGATTCTTGGGTGTCATGGTTGCAAAATAACCCTCTCTTCTGTGGAGAGCTTGTGGTAAAgattttagctttaaaaagcaaAAAGATTTCTGCAGTCCACAGCCAGTGagctaaaatgaaaaataaccTTAGATGTAACTCAAACATATACGTCTTCTGGACCAGAAAAGTTGATTTGGTACCTTGTAATTGAATCAACTCTACAGTCTACTGGATGGCATTACTTAATAGTTCCATCCGTTGCTGATCTTCGACATAATATGGGATTTTACACATGGAACACCTTGAGCATCATACTTCCAGCATAACACGAGCACCTCGAGTCCCAACCAGTAAGAAACTCTGCATTGTCAGATTTTGCATGGGATTTTCCACAGTTCCCAGAAGGCAAGCCCAACCTGGGACCAATATATACAGGGATTTATTATTAAGAAACCATATAAGATACATGCAGTATTCTTTTAGTAACAATCATCTCTGTCCTCAATCGACTTACATGCAATAGCCACATATACTACTCTTCTCATTCTTCACAGAAGAATTTGTTCAATTAGTAACACAATACAGAACCTTCAAGCAGTATTCTTTTAGTATCCCTGCTTATTTTCAGACATCTTACATTTAATAACAACATGTTCTACTATTATCTCATTTTTCCAGAAGCATTTGCCAAATTTGTAACAGAACACGGAGCCCTCAAGATACCAACTTCTCAAAAAATGCAGAGCAGATATTATAACAGATTACCTTTGACCTTAGCCTTTCTATCTGAAGAAATGAGTCGGTGGACTTAAATGAGGGGGTGACATCAAACAACAACGGGGATGTTCTCATATTAATGAAAGAAATCCAGGAAAACAAGCTCAGGTGCTCTTGATTTTAGAACGACATTCATTGCCAGAAGTGTATCACATATGATGTCAATCTGACAGTGCGTTCTATCAGCAACAAGAAATTCATGAACAAAACCATCTATTTCAATAAAAGAGCATCCAGGTTGCTTTTGGATTCCCTCAGCACCCATATTCCTCCTTACCATCTTCACATCCTTCCACCTAGATGCAGAGGCATAGGCATTAGACAACAGTACATGTGCCCCACACTTCTCTGGTTCCAATTCATTAATCTTTTTGGCAGCAACCTCGGCCAACTCTACATTACCGTGTCTGCTACAAGCAAAAAGCAGAGATCGCCAAATGACAGCATCCCGCTGAATGGACATGGAACCTATCAAATCCATAGCCTCAACCAGAAGATTTGCACGACCCAAAAGATCAACCAGGCAACCGTAGTGCTCAATCCCCGGGAAAATTTTGTATCTCCTtgtcattttctcaaaaaagtaAAACCCTTCATCAACAAATCCACCATGACTACAGGCAGATAAGATTCCAAGAAACGTTACTTCATTTGGACTTACTTCACTTGATCTTTCCATAAGTGAAAATAACTGCAAAGCCTCTTTGGACCTTGCATTCATAGCTAGCCCAGAAATCATCATACTCCACGAATAAACATCCTTATTAGTTAACGAATGAAAAACTTCGAGAGCTTTATCAACAAGTCCACATTTAGAGTACATATCAATCAAAGAATTCTTCACTATAAGGTTCATTTCTATTCCACTCCTTTCGCTATAATTATGCACCCACCTTCCGAGATCCAGTGCACCGGAATGCCCACATGCAGAAACAACACAAGCAATTGTGGCAGGTTCGGCCATAACCCCAGCTATGAGCATCTCCCTGAATAACTCTATCGCATCCTTACACATATCACATTTCAAATAACCTGCAATCATAGAAGTCCAACaaactatatttttatctaACAATTGG
This portion of the Solanum pennellii chromosome 12, SPENNV200 genome encodes:
- the LOC107005772 gene encoding pentatricopeptide repeat-containing protein At1g31430-like, translating into MVRLPSKFKPPKLKTLISLLTSQTQKSLHHTFSPSLLQTHKLFNHFTQILSHAITSGYFTNPFISSQLLHHCLTNSDFTLTFSHTLFTQIPNPNVFSWNFLIRAYSHSSFPQEAISLYNQMMRESLSLDNFTFPFVLKACGRLVSFHKGLEVHCVSLKMGFEFDVFVQNSLIYMYFQCGVVKFAQKVFDFIPDSVRDVVTWNSMISGYLQCGCCYQAVKVFGKLLCESDVRLNDVSIVSALTACARTELLDVGKRIHGLIVVYGVVMDVFVGSSLVDMYTKCGCLEDAKTVFDQLLDKNIVCWTSMIAGYLKCDMCKDAIELFREMLIAGVMAEPATIACVVSACGHSGALDLGRWVHNYSERSGIEMNLIVKNSLIDMYSKCGLVDKALEVFHSLTNKDVYSWSMMISGLAMNARSKEALQLFSLMERSSEVSPNEVTFLGILSACSHGGFVDEGFYFFEKMTRRYKIFPGIEHYGCLVDLLGRANLLVEAMDLIGSMSIQRDAVIWRSLLFACSRHGNVELAEVAAKKINELEPEKCGAHVLLSNAYASASRWKDVKMVRRNMGAEGIQKQPGCSFIEIDGFVHEFLVADRTHCQIDIICDTLLAMNVVLKSRAPELVFLDFFH